The DNA region GGAATCATGCCCCATAGTTTCTGGGTTAGAAGAAAGCTAATAAATTGCTGTTCTGTGGTAGGGGGATCTGTCGATGTTTTTGGAGCCATATCATGCAACCTTTGATGGGAGGGGATAGCAGATGTCCTGAGTGGGGTTTAAAGCCAAAAAGTTATGCTCGTTTTTTTCGAGGGCGATCGCCAGCCGCAACTTAGAAAGGGACTGGCAATCAGTAAATGAACCCTTACCGCCCGATGATTAGCCGACCCATTTACGGACAGCACCGAGGAGCGCATCTTGATCGATAGGCTTGGTGATGTAATCATTGGCGCCCTGTTTAGCAGCCCATTTTTTGTCCATTTTTTCGGATTTGCTGGAGCACATAATCACCGGAATTTTTTCAGTTTTAGGATCTTTTTTGAGTTCACGGCATAGTCCAAACCCGCTCTGACC from [Leptolyngbya] sp. PCC 7376 includes:
- a CDS encoding response regulator transcription factor, translating into MSTLLLVEDSPTEAQIITSCLEGAGFTLLKVTTAEAAKAILSQKAVDGIVLDVVLPGQSGFGLCRELKKDPKTEKIPVIMCSSKSEKMDKKWAAKQGANDYITKPIDQDALLGAVRKWVG